The following are encoded in a window of Megalopta genalis isolate 19385.01 chromosome 6, iyMegGena1_principal, whole genome shotgun sequence genomic DNA:
- the Ef-1a-f1 gene encoding translation elongation factor eEF-1 alpha chain — MGKEKIHINIVVIGHVDSGKSTTTGHLIYKCGGIDKRTIEKFEKEAQEMGKGSFKYAWVLDKLKAERERGITIDIALWKFETAKYYVTIIDAPGHRDFIKNMITGTSQADCAVLIVAAGIGEFEAGISKNGQTREHALLAFTLGVKQLIVGVNKMDMTEPPYSESRFEEIKKEVSSYIKKIGYNTASVAFVPISGWHGDNMLESSAKTPWYKGWKVERKDGNADGKTLIEALDAILPPSRPTDKALRLPLQDVYKIGGIGTVPVGRVETGILKPGMLVTFAPTALTTEVKSVEMHHEALTEALPGDNVGFNVKNISVKELRRGYVAGDSKNQPPRGASDFTAQVIVLNHPGQINNGYTPVLDCHTAHIACKFAEIKEKCDRRTGKTTEENPKSIKTGDAAIVMLQPTKPMCVEAFQEFPPLGRFAVRDMRQTVAVGVIKSVTFKDTQGKVTKAAEKAQKKK; from the exons ATGGGTAAGGAGAAGATTCATATAAACATCGTGGTGATCGGGCACGTAGACTCGGGCAAGTCGACCACGACCGGTCACCTGATCTACAAATGCGGCGGCATCGACAAGCGTACCATCGAGAAGTTCGAGAAGGAGGCGCAGGAGATGGGCAAGGGCTCGTTCAAATACGCCTGGGTGCTGGACAAGCTGAAGGCGGAGCGCGAACGCGGGATCACGATCGACATCGCGCTCTGGAAGTTCGAGACCGCGAAGTATTACGTGACCATCATCGACGCGCCGGGGCACCGCGACTTCATCAAGAACATGATCACCGGGACGAGCCAGGCGGACTGCGCGGTGCTGATCGTCGCGGCCGGCATCGGCGAGTTCGAGGCCGGGATCTCGAAGAACGGGCAGACCCGGGAGCACGCGCTTCTCGCCTTCACCTTGGGCGTGAAACAGCTGATCGTCGGCGTGAACAAGATGGACATGACCGAGCCGCCCTACTCGGAGAGCCGGTTCGAGGAGATCAAGAAGGAGGTCTCCTCTTACATTAAGAAGATCGGCTACAACACCGCGTCCGTCGCGTTCGTCCCGATCTCCGGCTGGCACGGCGACAACATGCTCGAATCCTCCGCGAAGACGCCCTGGTACAAGGGATGGAAAGTGGAGCGCAAGGACGGCAATGCCGACGGGAAGACGCTGATAGAGGCGCTCGACGCCATATTGCCGCCGTCCAGACCCACCGACAAGGCTCTTCGTCTGCCTCTTCAGGACGTGTACAAGATCGGCGGTATCGGCACCGTCCCCGTCGGTCGCGTCGAGACTGGCATTCTCAAGCCAG GCATGCTGGTGACCTTCGCCCCGACCGCCCTCACCACCGAGGTGAAGTCCGTGGAGATGCACCACGAGGCGCTGACGGAGGCGTTACCCGGCGACAACGTCGGTTTCAACGTGAAGAACATCTCGGTGAAGGAGCTGAGACGCGGCTACGTGGCCGGGGACTCGAAGAACCAGCCTCCGCGAGGGGCGTCCGACTTCACCGCGCAGGTGATCGTCTTGAACCATCCGGGACAGATCAACAACGGGTACACGCCTGTCCTCGACTGCCACACCGCTCATATCGCTTGCAAATTCGCGGAGATCAAGGAGAAGTGCGACCGCCGTACCGGCAAAACCACCGAGGAGAATCCGAAGAGCATCAAAACCGGCGACGCTGCGATCGTGATGTTACAGCCGACCAAACCGATGTGCGTGGAAGCGTTCCAGGAGTTCCCGCCGTTGGGTCGCTTCGCTGTTCGCGACATGCGCCAAACAGTCGCCGTAGGCGTCATCAAA AGCGTCACCTTCAAAGATACCCAGGGCAAGGTCACAAAGGCCGCGGAGAAAGCCCAGAAGAAAAAGTAA
- the cwo gene encoding transcription factor cwo isoform X2 — protein sequence MMETQNYWEDNSAHSMQVKYESLDGRSCKDEICRMGIGAGYCEGNLNFATASEDDEVYTKKKQDPMSHRIIEKRRRDRMNNCLADLSRLIPAEYLKKGRGRVEKTEIIEMAIRHMKHLQSLRQDTKHPAVTSAPTHPEDSVDSVSHSTVTSTAAEHYRLGFQECLSETMHFLVEVEGFFARDSLCVQLINHLQQHCERILATSDRLGFPHPEMPTSNGTVNGGYAHTSIPTICQPNAHSDQGSSSGVSSFGDPERPLQSTIIPPPVIVSDDSNHSTHSHSTPPTTSCKPSNYKFKSSIKQRFSAERIKSSPPPTTAAEKPSSSHGVPIFALHDGGAFYVPLTVEASLLRPHLNFIPDTGPDTVLHPVTISVNFNQSTPPAWSNHHSPTHQQT from the exons TTTGGACGGTAGATCGTGCAAAGACGAGATCTGCCGAATGGGAATTGGCGCCGGCTACTGCGAGGGAAATCTGAATTTCGCCACGGCCTCGGAGGATGACGAGGTCTACACCAAGAAGAAG CAAGATCCGATGTCTCATAGGATCATCGAGAAACGGAGAAGGGATCGCATGAACAACTGCTTGGCGGATCTGAGCAGGCTCATACCGGCCGAGTATCTGAAGAAGGGCAGAGGTCGCGTAGAAAAAACGGAGATCATCGAGATGGCGATCCGTCATATGAAGCATCTTCAAAGTCTTCGACAAG ACACGAAGCACCCCGCGGTGACGTCAGCGCCCACGCACCCCGAGGACAGCGTGGACAGCGTCTCCCACTCGACGGTGACGTCCACCGCGGCCGAACACTATAGGCTGGGTTTCCAAGAGTGCCTCAGCGAAACGATGCACTTCCTCGTGGAGGTGGAAGGTTTCTTCGCTAGGGACTCTCTCTGTGTGCAGCTGATCAATCATCTGCAACAACACTGCGAGAGGATCTTGGCCACCA GCGACAGGCTAGGCTTCCCTCATCCGGAGATGCCAACCTCGAACGGCACCGTGAACGGCGGCTACGCTCACACCAGCATTCCCACGATATGTCAGCCGAACGCTCACTCGGACCAAGGCTCGAGTTCCGGCGTGAGCTCGTTCGGGGACCCGGAGCGTCCGTTGCAGTCGACGATCATACCGCCGCCGGTGATCGTCAGCGACGACAGCAATCACAGCACCCATTCGCACAGCACGCCGCCGACCACCAGCTGCAAGCCCTCCAATTACAAGTTCAAGAGCTCCATCAAGCAAAGGTTCTCCGCGGAAAGGATAAAGTCGAGCCCGCCGCCGACGACCGCCGCGGAGAAGCCGTCGTCGTCGCACGGGGTGCCGATCTTCGCTCTGCACGACGGCGGAGCCTTCTACGTCCCGCTGACGGTCGAAGCGTCCTTGCTCAGGCCTCATCTGAACTTCATCCCGGACACTGGCCCGGACACGGTCCTGCATCCGGTGACAATCTCGGTGAACTTCAATCAGTCgactccgccggcgtggtcgaatcacCATAGCCCCACGCATCAGCAGACATAA
- the cwo gene encoding transcription factor cwo isoform X4, which translates to MRQDDGDTELLGGQLRSFDAGEIREQDPMSHRIIEKRRRDRMNNCLADLSRLIPAEYLKKGRGRVEKTEIIEMAIRHMKHLQSLRQDTKHPAVTSAPTHPEDSVDSVSHSTVTSTAAEHYRLGFQECLSETMHFLVEVEGFFARDSLCVQLINHLQQHCERILATSDRLGFPHPEMPTSNGTVNGGYAHTSIPTICQPNAHSDQGSSSGVSSFGDPERPLQSTIIPPPVIVSDDSNHSTHSHSTPPTTSCKPSNYKFKSSIKQRFSAERIKSSPPPTTAAEKPSSSHGVPIFALHDGGAFYVPLTVEASLLRPHLNFIPDTGPDTVLHPVTISVNFNQSTPPAWSNHHSPTHQQT; encoded by the exons CAAGATCCGATGTCTCATAGGATCATCGAGAAACGGAGAAGGGATCGCATGAACAACTGCTTGGCGGATCTGAGCAGGCTCATACCGGCCGAGTATCTGAAGAAGGGCAGAGGTCGCGTAGAAAAAACGGAGATCATCGAGATGGCGATCCGTCATATGAAGCATCTTCAAAGTCTTCGACAAG ACACGAAGCACCCCGCGGTGACGTCAGCGCCCACGCACCCCGAGGACAGCGTGGACAGCGTCTCCCACTCGACGGTGACGTCCACCGCGGCCGAACACTATAGGCTGGGTTTCCAAGAGTGCCTCAGCGAAACGATGCACTTCCTCGTGGAGGTGGAAGGTTTCTTCGCTAGGGACTCTCTCTGTGTGCAGCTGATCAATCATCTGCAACAACACTGCGAGAGGATCTTGGCCACCA GCGACAGGCTAGGCTTCCCTCATCCGGAGATGCCAACCTCGAACGGCACCGTGAACGGCGGCTACGCTCACACCAGCATTCCCACGATATGTCAGCCGAACGCTCACTCGGACCAAGGCTCGAGTTCCGGCGTGAGCTCGTTCGGGGACCCGGAGCGTCCGTTGCAGTCGACGATCATACCGCCGCCGGTGATCGTCAGCGACGACAGCAATCACAGCACCCATTCGCACAGCACGCCGCCGACCACCAGCTGCAAGCCCTCCAATTACAAGTTCAAGAGCTCCATCAAGCAAAGGTTCTCCGCGGAAAGGATAAAGTCGAGCCCGCCGCCGACGACCGCCGCGGAGAAGCCGTCGTCGTCGCACGGGGTGCCGATCTTCGCTCTGCACGACGGCGGAGCCTTCTACGTCCCGCTGACGGTCGAAGCGTCCTTGCTCAGGCCTCATCTGAACTTCATCCCGGACACTGGCCCGGACACGGTCCTGCATCCGGTGACAATCTCGGTGAACTTCAATCAGTCgactccgccggcgtggtcgaatcacCATAGCCCCACGCATCAGCAGACATAA
- the cwo gene encoding transcription factor cwo isoform X3 — translation MVTHSMDNILNMQYYPTNGHVEAAMHSSPLRKRRCLNKEQDPMSHRIIEKRRRDRMNNCLADLSRLIPAEYLKKGRGRVEKTEIIEMAIRHMKHLQSLRQDTKHPAVTSAPTHPEDSVDSVSHSTVTSTAAEHYRLGFQECLSETMHFLVEVEGFFARDSLCVQLINHLQQHCERILATSDRLGFPHPEMPTSNGTVNGGYAHTSIPTICQPNAHSDQGSSSGVSSFGDPERPLQSTIIPPPVIVSDDSNHSTHSHSTPPTTSCKPSNYKFKSSIKQRFSAERIKSSPPPTTAAEKPSSSHGVPIFALHDGGAFYVPLTVEASLLRPHLNFIPDTGPDTVLHPVTISVNFNQSTPPAWSNHHSPTHQQT, via the exons ATGGTGACGCACAGCATGGACAATATTCTGAACATGCAATATTATCCGACGAACGGTCACGTCGAGGCGGCGATGCACTCGTCGCCGCTGCGGAAAAGGCGATGCTTGAACAAAGAG CAAGATCCGATGTCTCATAGGATCATCGAGAAACGGAGAAGGGATCGCATGAACAACTGCTTGGCGGATCTGAGCAGGCTCATACCGGCCGAGTATCTGAAGAAGGGCAGAGGTCGCGTAGAAAAAACGGAGATCATCGAGATGGCGATCCGTCATATGAAGCATCTTCAAAGTCTTCGACAAG ACACGAAGCACCCCGCGGTGACGTCAGCGCCCACGCACCCCGAGGACAGCGTGGACAGCGTCTCCCACTCGACGGTGACGTCCACCGCGGCCGAACACTATAGGCTGGGTTTCCAAGAGTGCCTCAGCGAAACGATGCACTTCCTCGTGGAGGTGGAAGGTTTCTTCGCTAGGGACTCTCTCTGTGTGCAGCTGATCAATCATCTGCAACAACACTGCGAGAGGATCTTGGCCACCA GCGACAGGCTAGGCTTCCCTCATCCGGAGATGCCAACCTCGAACGGCACCGTGAACGGCGGCTACGCTCACACCAGCATTCCCACGATATGTCAGCCGAACGCTCACTCGGACCAAGGCTCGAGTTCCGGCGTGAGCTCGTTCGGGGACCCGGAGCGTCCGTTGCAGTCGACGATCATACCGCCGCCGGTGATCGTCAGCGACGACAGCAATCACAGCACCCATTCGCACAGCACGCCGCCGACCACCAGCTGCAAGCCCTCCAATTACAAGTTCAAGAGCTCCATCAAGCAAAGGTTCTCCGCGGAAAGGATAAAGTCGAGCCCGCCGCCGACGACCGCCGCGGAGAAGCCGTCGTCGTCGCACGGGGTGCCGATCTTCGCTCTGCACGACGGCGGAGCCTTCTACGTCCCGCTGACGGTCGAAGCGTCCTTGCTCAGGCCTCATCTGAACTTCATCCCGGACACTGGCCCGGACACGGTCCTGCATCCGGTGACAATCTCGGTGAACTTCAATCAGTCgactccgccggcgtggtcgaatcacCATAGCCCCACGCATCAGCAGACATAA
- the cwo gene encoding transcription factor cwo isoform X1: MMETQNYWEDNSAHSMQVKYESLDGRSCKDEICRMGIGAGYCEGNLNFATASEDDEVYTKKKVSRQDPMSHRIIEKRRRDRMNNCLADLSRLIPAEYLKKGRGRVEKTEIIEMAIRHMKHLQSLRQDTKHPAVTSAPTHPEDSVDSVSHSTVTSTAAEHYRLGFQECLSETMHFLVEVEGFFARDSLCVQLINHLQQHCERILATSDRLGFPHPEMPTSNGTVNGGYAHTSIPTICQPNAHSDQGSSSGVSSFGDPERPLQSTIIPPPVIVSDDSNHSTHSHSTPPTTSCKPSNYKFKSSIKQRFSAERIKSSPPPTTAAEKPSSSHGVPIFALHDGGAFYVPLTVEASLLRPHLNFIPDTGPDTVLHPVTISVNFNQSTPPAWSNHHSPTHQQT; encoded by the exons TTTGGACGGTAGATCGTGCAAAGACGAGATCTGCCGAATGGGAATTGGCGCCGGCTACTGCGAGGGAAATCTGAATTTCGCCACGGCCTCGGAGGATGACGAGGTCTACACCAAGAAGAAGGTATCTAGG CAAGATCCGATGTCTCATAGGATCATCGAGAAACGGAGAAGGGATCGCATGAACAACTGCTTGGCGGATCTGAGCAGGCTCATACCGGCCGAGTATCTGAAGAAGGGCAGAGGTCGCGTAGAAAAAACGGAGATCATCGAGATGGCGATCCGTCATATGAAGCATCTTCAAAGTCTTCGACAAG ACACGAAGCACCCCGCGGTGACGTCAGCGCCCACGCACCCCGAGGACAGCGTGGACAGCGTCTCCCACTCGACGGTGACGTCCACCGCGGCCGAACACTATAGGCTGGGTTTCCAAGAGTGCCTCAGCGAAACGATGCACTTCCTCGTGGAGGTGGAAGGTTTCTTCGCTAGGGACTCTCTCTGTGTGCAGCTGATCAATCATCTGCAACAACACTGCGAGAGGATCTTGGCCACCA GCGACAGGCTAGGCTTCCCTCATCCGGAGATGCCAACCTCGAACGGCACCGTGAACGGCGGCTACGCTCACACCAGCATTCCCACGATATGTCAGCCGAACGCTCACTCGGACCAAGGCTCGAGTTCCGGCGTGAGCTCGTTCGGGGACCCGGAGCGTCCGTTGCAGTCGACGATCATACCGCCGCCGGTGATCGTCAGCGACGACAGCAATCACAGCACCCATTCGCACAGCACGCCGCCGACCACCAGCTGCAAGCCCTCCAATTACAAGTTCAAGAGCTCCATCAAGCAAAGGTTCTCCGCGGAAAGGATAAAGTCGAGCCCGCCGCCGACGACCGCCGCGGAGAAGCCGTCGTCGTCGCACGGGGTGCCGATCTTCGCTCTGCACGACGGCGGAGCCTTCTACGTCCCGCTGACGGTCGAAGCGTCCTTGCTCAGGCCTCATCTGAACTTCATCCCGGACACTGGCCCGGACACGGTCCTGCATCCGGTGACAATCTCGGTGAACTTCAATCAGTCgactccgccggcgtggtcgaatcacCATAGCCCCACGCATCAGCAGACATAA